One Oncorhynchus masou masou isolate Uvic2021 chromosome 27, UVic_Omas_1.1, whole genome shotgun sequence genomic window carries:
- the LOC135515615 gene encoding zinc finger protein 892-like isoform X1, translating into MYKLQSFRVFLNELLTEAAVEIFEALEQTVADYQEENDRLRRLLRITPEIQLRRTDSLQLSVSEEEVLPEQQHCEQEWDSLQLSVSEEEVLPEQQEWSPSLGQENPELPQIKEEQEELRTSQEEEQLQGLEADIIEFKFTPSCVKSECDQEDPLQSLTLLQTQTVENRESDPKQVDLTPFVTVTHLKGLYIPCDPPDNQNNPSRQISAVSSDPAALDCSLPLDPNPSLVEHCFKPSTTSGKTFAERTDLQRHVTLIKKRLSECRFCKKHYNSTCKLKAHVCLCHSGKPNTCPVCGKTFKLKVDLSKHMRIHTGEKFDCCGNCGKSFNRKWTLAAHIQIHTGEKTFNCADCGKSFNLKEKLRKHKHTHTGEKSFSCGDCGKSFNQKGALIKHIRTHTGEKLFSCDDCGKSFHLNGNLKKHELTHTGEKSFSCDDCGKRFKCRENLTMPILTHTGEKLAVVTAGKASPRRGTLVGTY; encoded by the exons atgtataaactccaGTCGTTTCGTGTGTTTTTAAATGAGCTTTTAACAGAGGCAGCTGTGGAGATTTTCGAGGCACTTGAGCAAACAGTAGCGGACTACCAGGAGGAGAATGATCGACTACGGAGACTGCTGCGGATCACACCGGAAATACAACTACGTAGAACAG aCTCCctgcagctctctgtctctgaggagGAGGTTCTCCCTGAGCAGCAGCACTGTGAGCAGGAGTGGG aCTCCctgcagctctctgtctctgaggagGAGGTTCTCCCTGAGCAGCAGGAGTGGAGCCCCAGTCTGGGGCAGGAGAACCCAGAACTTCCACAGAttaaagaggaacaggaggaactCAGGACCagtcaggaggaagagcagcttcaaGGACTGGAGGCTGATATCATAGAGTTCAAATTCACTCCTTCCTGTGTGAAAAGTgaatgtgatcaggaggacccaCTTCAGTCCTTGACTCTTCTCCAAACCCAGActgtggagaacagagagagtgacCCTAAACAAGTGGATCTCACACCTTTTGTTACTGTGACCCACCTTAAGGGTCTCTACATTCCCTGTGACCCTCCAGATAATCAGAACAATCCCTCCAGACAAATCTCAGCCGTAAGTAGCGACCCAGCAGCACTTGACTGCAGCCTGCCATTGGATCCAAATCCATCATTGGTGGAACACTGTTTCAAACCCAGCACCACGTCTGGAAAAACATTTGCAGAGAGAACTGACCTGCAGAGGCATGTGACTCTCATCAAGAAGAGACTCAGTGAATGTCGCTTCTGCAAAAAACACTACAACTCCACCTGTAAACTGAAGGCCCATGTCTGCCTCTGTCACAGTGGGAAACCCAACACCTGCCCTGTTTGTGGCAAGACCTTCAAACTCAAAGTAGATCTGTCCAAGCACATGAGgattcacacaggggagaaattTGATTGTTGTGGCAACTGTGGGAAGAGCTTTAATCGCAAGTGGACCCTAGCCGCACATATACAGATTCACACAGGAGAAAAAACATTTAACTGTGCTGACTGCGGGAAAAGCTTCAATTTGAAGGAGAAACTTAGGAAACATAAACatactcacacaggagagaaatcattTAGCTGTGGagactgtgggaaaagcttcaATCAGAAGGGGGCCCTAATTAAGCATATAcgaactcacacaggagagaaattaTTTAGCTGTGAtgactgtgggaaaagcttcCATTTAAATGGGAACCTAAAGAAGCATGAactgactcacacaggagagaaatcattTAGCTGTGATGATTGTGGGAAAAGATTCAAATGCAGGGAAAACTTAACCATGCCTATactgactcacacaggagagaaactaGCTGTGGTGACTGCGGGAAAAGCTTCTCCCAGAAGGGGAACCTTAGTAGGCACATactga
- the LOC135515618 gene encoding uncharacterized protein LOC135515618, with translation MSKLQSFRVFLNERLTAAAVEILGAVEETVAEYHEENDRLRRLLRITPEIKLCRIESLQLSVFEVLPEQQHCEQEWSPSLGQENPELPQIKEEQEELRTSQEEEQLQGLEADIIEFKFTPSCVKSECDQEDPLQSLTLPQTQTVDNRERDPKQVDLTPFVTVTHLKGLYIPCDPQDNQNNLPIQSSTLSSNPAALDSSPPLDPSPPLDPSPPLDPSPPLDPSPPLDPSPPMDPNLSMGEHCFKPSTTSKKTSPLP, from the exons ATGTCTAAACTACAGTCGTTTCGTGTGTTTTTAAATGAGCGTTTAACCGCGGCAGCTGTGGAGATTTTGGGGGCAGTTGAAGAAACGGTAGCGGAGTACCACGAGGAGAATGATCGGCTACGGAGACTGCTGCGGATCACACCGGAGATAAAACTATGTAGAATAG aATCTCTGCAACTCTCTGTCTTTGAGGTTCTCCCTGAGCAGCAGCACTGTGAGCAGGAGTGGAGCCCCAGTCTGGGGCAGGAGAACCCAGAACTTCCACAGAttaaagaggaacaggaggaactCAGGACCagtcaggaggaagagcagcttcaaGGGCTGGAGGCTGATATCATAGAGTTCAAATTCACTCCTTCCTGTGTGAAAAGTgaatgtgatcaggaggacccaCTTCAGTCCTTGACTCTTCCCCAAACCCAGACTGTGGATAACAGAGAGCGTGACCCTAAACAAGTGGATCTCACACCTTTTGTTACTGTGACCCACCTTAAGGGTCTCTACATTCCCTGTGACCCTCAAGATAATCAAAACAATCTACCCATCCAAAGCTCAACCTTAAGCAGCAACCCAGCAGCACTTGACAGCAGCCCGCCATTGGATCCCAGCCCGCCATTGGATCCCAGCCCGCCATTGGATCCCAGCCCGCCATTGGATCCCAGCCCACCATTGGATCCCAGCCCTCCAATGGATCCAAACCTATCAATGGGGGAACACTGTTTCAAACCCAGCACCACGTCTAAAAAAACCTCACCACTGCCGTGA
- the LOC135515617 gene encoding zinc finger protein 771-like, translated as MSRLQSFRVFLNERLTAAAVEIFGAVEETVAEYHDENDRLRRLLRITPIIKRCNVDYLQLSLGVSEEEVLPEQQHCEQEWSPSLGQENPELPQIKEEQEELRTSQEEEQLQGLEADIIEFKFTPSCVKSECDQEDPLQSLTLPQTQTVENRERDPKQVDLTPFVTVTHLKGLYIPCDPPDNQNNLSSQSSTLSSDPAALDSRPSLDPSPPLDPSPSLDPNQSMVEHCFKPSTTSRKTHGCRDCGEMFAMKADLQSHVTLFKKRPSECRFCKRNYNSTCKLKAHIRLCHSGKPYTCPVCGKTFKLKGNLSKHMRIHTGVGEKPFSCGDCGKCFYQKGDLSRHIRTHTGEKLFICGDCGKSFNLKGNLRKHKLTHTGEKPFLCDDCGKGFSQKGTLRKHKLTHTGEKPFSCGDCGKSFSQKGTLRKHKLTHTGEKPFSCDGRGRGGRVNEPSGSWG; from the exons ATGTCTAGACTCCAGTCGTTTCGTGTATTTTTAAATGAGCGTTTAACTGCGGCAGCTGTGGAGATTTTCGGGGCAGTTGAAGAAACGGTAGCGGAGTACCACGACGAGAATGATCGGCTACGTAGACTGCTGCGGATCACACCGATTATAAAACGATGTAACGTAG acTACCTGCAgctctctcttggtgtctctGAAGAGGAGGTTCTCCCTGAGCAGCAGCACTGTGAGCAGGAGTGGAGCCCCAGTCTGGGGCAGGAGAACCCAGAACTTCCACAGAttaaagaggaacaggaggaactCAGGACCagtcaggaggaagagcagcttcaaGGGCTGGAGGCTGATATCATAGAGTTCAAATTCACTCCTTCCTGTGTGAAAAGTgaatgtgatcaggaggacccaCTTCAGTCCTTGACTCTTCCCCAAACCCAGACTGTGGAGAACAGAGAGCGTGACCCTAAACAAGTGGATCTCACACCTTTTGTTACTGTGACCCACCTAAAGGGTCTCTACATTCCCTGTGACCCTCCAGATAATCAAAACAATCTATCCAGCCAAAGCTCAACCTTAAGCAGCGACCCAGCGGCACTTGACAGCAGGCCATCGTTGGATCCCAGCCCACCATTGGATCCAAGCCCATCATTGGATCCAAACCAGTCAATGGTGGAACACTGTTTCAAACCCAGCACCACGTCTAGAAAAACTCACGGCTGCCGTGACTGTGGCGAAATGTTTGCAATGAAAGCTGACCTGCAGAGTCATGTGACTCTCTTTAAGAAGAGGCCCAGTGAATGTCGCTTCTGCAAAAGAAACTACAACTCCACCTGTAAACTGAAGGCCCATATCCGACTCTGTCACAGTGGGAAACCCTACACCTGCCCTGTTTGTGGCAAGACCTTCAAACTCAAAGGGAATCTGTCCAAGCACATGAGGATTCACACAGGAGTGggagagaaaccatttagctgtggAGACTGTGGAAAATGCTTCTATCAGAAGGGGGACTTAAGTAGGCATATAcggactcacacaggagagaaattaTTTATCTGTGGTGATTGTGGGAAAAGCTTCAATTTGAAAGGGAACCTTAGGAAGCATAAactgactcacacaggagagaaaccatttcTCTGTGATGACTGTGGGAAAGGCTTCAGTCAGAAGGGGACCCTAAGGAAGCATAAactgactcacacaggagagaaaccatttagctgtggagactgtgggaaaagcttcaGTCAGAAGGGGACCCTAAGGAAGCATAAactgactcacacaggagagaaaccatttagctgtgATGGccgtgggaggggagggagggtgaatgAGCCAagtggaagctggggatga
- the LOC135515615 gene encoding gastrula zinc finger protein XlCGF57.1-like isoform X2, whose amino-acid sequence MYKLQSFRVFLNELLTEAAVEIFEALEQTVADYQEENDRLRRLLRITPEIQLRRTDSLQLSVSEEEVLPEQQEWSPSLGQENPELPQIKEEQEELRTSQEEEQLQGLEADIIEFKFTPSCVKSECDQEDPLQSLTLLQTQTVENRESDPKQVDLTPFVTVTHLKGLYIPCDPPDNQNNPSRQISAVSSDPAALDCSLPLDPNPSLVEHCFKPSTTSGKTFAERTDLQRHVTLIKKRLSECRFCKKHYNSTCKLKAHVCLCHSGKPNTCPVCGKTFKLKVDLSKHMRIHTGEKFDCCGNCGKSFNRKWTLAAHIQIHTGEKTFNCADCGKSFNLKEKLRKHKHTHTGEKSFSCGDCGKSFNQKGALIKHIRTHTGEKLFSCDDCGKSFHLNGNLKKHELTHTGEKSFSCDDCGKRFKCRENLTMPILTHTGEKLAVVTAGKASPRRGTLVGTY is encoded by the exons atgtataaactccaGTCGTTTCGTGTGTTTTTAAATGAGCTTTTAACAGAGGCAGCTGTGGAGATTTTCGAGGCACTTGAGCAAACAGTAGCGGACTACCAGGAGGAGAATGATCGACTACGGAGACTGCTGCGGATCACACCGGAAATACAACTACGTAGAACAG aCTCCctgcagctctctgtctctgaggagGAGGTTCTCCCTGAGCAGCAGGAGTGGAGCCCCAGTCTGGGGCAGGAGAACCCAGAACTTCCACAGAttaaagaggaacaggaggaactCAGGACCagtcaggaggaagagcagcttcaaGGACTGGAGGCTGATATCATAGAGTTCAAATTCACTCCTTCCTGTGTGAAAAGTgaatgtgatcaggaggacccaCTTCAGTCCTTGACTCTTCTCCAAACCCAGActgtggagaacagagagagtgacCCTAAACAAGTGGATCTCACACCTTTTGTTACTGTGACCCACCTTAAGGGTCTCTACATTCCCTGTGACCCTCCAGATAATCAGAACAATCCCTCCAGACAAATCTCAGCCGTAAGTAGCGACCCAGCAGCACTTGACTGCAGCCTGCCATTGGATCCAAATCCATCATTGGTGGAACACTGTTTCAAACCCAGCACCACGTCTGGAAAAACATTTGCAGAGAGAACTGACCTGCAGAGGCATGTGACTCTCATCAAGAAGAGACTCAGTGAATGTCGCTTCTGCAAAAAACACTACAACTCCACCTGTAAACTGAAGGCCCATGTCTGCCTCTGTCACAGTGGGAAACCCAACACCTGCCCTGTTTGTGGCAAGACCTTCAAACTCAAAGTAGATCTGTCCAAGCACATGAGgattcacacaggggagaaattTGATTGTTGTGGCAACTGTGGGAAGAGCTTTAATCGCAAGTGGACCCTAGCCGCACATATACAGATTCACACAGGAGAAAAAACATTTAACTGTGCTGACTGCGGGAAAAGCTTCAATTTGAAGGAGAAACTTAGGAAACATAAACatactcacacaggagagaaatcattTAGCTGTGGagactgtgggaaaagcttcaATCAGAAGGGGGCCCTAATTAAGCATATAcgaactcacacaggagagaaattaTTTAGCTGTGAtgactgtgggaaaagcttcCATTTAAATGGGAACCTAAAGAAGCATGAactgactcacacaggagagaaatcattTAGCTGTGATGATTGTGGGAAAAGATTCAAATGCAGGGAAAACTTAACCATGCCTATactgactcacacaggagagaaactaGCTGTGGTGACTGCGGGAAAAGCTTCTCCCAGAAGGGGAACCTTAGTAGGCACATactga